Proteins found in one Ferrimicrobium sp. genomic segment:
- a CDS encoding DUF1156 domain-containing protein: MEQVIAPKKLIEVAIPLDSINAASAREKSIRHGHPSTLHLWWARRPLATARAVLFAQLVDDPSSHPDLFPTEEAQKVERARLFRIIEELVVWENTTKEEVLGKARAEIRRSWELTCKANAEHPRASTLFDPSKLPVFHDPFAGGGAIPLEAQRLGLTSYASDLNPVAVLINKAMIELPPKFAGQPPVNPEARTDTRLLNRRYRGTQGLVDDVRYYGLRMRDEAKKRIGAFYPEIEITKAMVDERPDLKQYLGQSLVPIAYLWARTVKSPDPAFRDVDVPLTSSFAISTKKGKEVSVEPVIGEDHRSYKFEVRVGGKPTREGTINRSGGGTCLLSGAPMPFEYLRAEGKAGRMGARLMAIVCEGTRGRVYLSPTQEIEDLARTAKPAWEPELKLPELALGFRVQLYGMDTFASLFTPRQLLALTTFSDLLGELSHEIERDAIDAGLANDQVGINDGGRGARAYADAVITYLGFVIDKCADYWSSICTWHAPGEKMRNTFSRQAIPMNWDYAETAIFSGSTGNWMAMVDWTWKALERTPGVGDGHANQADAQSQMLSHNAIVSTDPPYFDNIGYADLSDYFYVWLRHNLSEIYPDLFATVAVPKTDELIATPYRHGSKEKANEFFMDGMTKAMHRLAELSHPGFPITIYYALKQSETDGESGTTSTGWETFLEAVVSAGFAITGTWPMRTELTTRSVGRNANALASSIVLVCRRRDATARRITRSDFLAKLRAEFPSAFAKLQAASIAPVDLAQAAIGPGMAIFTSFAEVQMPDGRPLRVRDALGMINQVLDETLAKQEGDFEPQERLAIAWFEECGFDAGDYGRCETLSKAKNTSISSLVEGGVMKANQGKVRLLRPHECSPDWDPTRDAHLSSWEVLHQLIRALENDGEQAAASLYAKVPDHYREPARELAYRLYVLAERKGWASEALWYNSVIQSWQEIARLSRDTNRQISIESEF, from the coding sequence ATGGAGCAAGTTATTGCGCCAAAAAAGCTCATCGAGGTGGCGATTCCACTCGATAGCATCAATGCCGCCTCAGCAAGGGAGAAGTCCATTCGCCATGGTCACCCCTCGACGCTGCATCTCTGGTGGGCGCGACGACCCCTTGCAACGGCGCGGGCAGTCTTGTTTGCACAACTCGTCGATGATCCATCGAGTCATCCAGACCTTTTCCCGACCGAGGAGGCCCAGAAGGTCGAGCGAGCACGACTGTTTCGTATCATCGAGGAGCTGGTCGTTTGGGAGAATACTACCAAGGAGGAGGTCCTTGGCAAAGCGCGCGCCGAGATCAGGCGTTCATGGGAACTGACGTGCAAGGCTAACGCCGAACACCCGAGGGCCTCGACTCTCTTTGACCCATCGAAGTTGCCCGTCTTTCATGATCCGTTTGCAGGTGGTGGTGCCATACCGCTTGAGGCACAGCGCTTAGGGCTCACCAGTTATGCCTCAGACCTCAATCCTGTCGCGGTGCTCATCAATAAAGCAATGATCGAGCTCCCACCAAAGTTCGCGGGTCAGCCCCCGGTAAACCCCGAGGCTCGAACCGATACGAGGCTGCTCAACCGGAGATATCGCGGTACTCAAGGTCTTGTTGATGACGTGCGCTACTACGGTCTTCGGATGCGAGACGAGGCAAAGAAACGTATCGGCGCCTTCTATCCCGAGATCGAGATCACGAAAGCGATGGTCGATGAGCGTCCAGATCTTAAACAATACTTAGGCCAATCCCTTGTCCCAATCGCCTATCTCTGGGCAAGGACAGTCAAGAGTCCCGATCCGGCCTTTCGTGACGTTGATGTGCCTCTGACTTCATCGTTTGCGATCTCCACCAAAAAGGGCAAGGAGGTCTCTGTAGAACCGGTCATCGGGGAGGATCATCGAAGTTATAAATTCGAGGTGAGGGTCGGGGGTAAACCCACCCGAGAGGGGACAATCAATCGCTCGGGTGGTGGAACTTGTCTCCTGAGTGGTGCCCCTATGCCCTTTGAGTACCTGCGAGCAGAGGGTAAGGCTGGTCGGATGGGGGCTCGGCTCATGGCGATTGTCTGTGAAGGGACCCGCGGACGGGTCTATCTTTCTCCAACGCAAGAAATTGAGGACCTAGCGCGAACGGCAAAACCTGCATGGGAGCCAGAGCTAAAGCTACCAGAACTCGCTTTGGGTTTCCGAGTTCAGCTGTATGGCATGGACACCTTCGCCTCGCTCTTTACCCCACGACAACTCTTGGCGTTGACGACCTTTTCTGATCTGCTCGGGGAGTTAAGCCACGAGATCGAACGCGATGCGATTGACGCGGGTTTGGCCAATGACCAGGTTGGGATTAATGATGGCGGGCGTGGAGCGCGTGCCTATGCCGACGCTGTCATCACCTATCTTGGTTTTGTCATCGATAAGTGTGCCGACTATTGGTCGAGCATCTGTACGTGGCATGCTCCGGGTGAGAAGATGAGGAATACCTTTAGCCGCCAAGCGATCCCGATGAACTGGGATTATGCAGAGACCGCCATCTTCTCTGGGTCTACCGGCAACTGGATGGCTATGGTCGACTGGACGTGGAAGGCGCTTGAGCGCACGCCTGGAGTTGGGGATGGACATGCCAACCAGGCTGATGCCCAAAGCCAGATGCTTTCACACAATGCCATCGTCTCGACCGATCCACCGTATTTTGACAACATCGGTTATGCCGACCTGTCTGACTACTTCTATGTATGGCTGCGCCACAATCTCTCTGAAATCTATCCAGATCTCTTTGCCACCGTCGCGGTTCCAAAGACCGACGAGCTGATCGCCACCCCGTATCGTCACGGTTCCAAGGAGAAAGCCAATGAGTTCTTCATGGACGGCATGACCAAGGCGATGCATCGCCTGGCTGAGCTTTCCCATCCTGGGTTTCCCATCACGATCTATTATGCCCTTAAGCAGTCAGAGACCGATGGTGAGTCGGGAACTACCTCGACCGGCTGGGAGACCTTCTTGGAGGCAGTGGTGAGCGCTGGCTTTGCCATCACCGGTACGTGGCCGATGAGAACCGAGCTCACCACGCGCTCCGTTGGTCGCAACGCCAATGCCCTTGCCTCCTCAATCGTTCTCGTCTGTCGAAGGCGTGACGCCACTGCGCGTCGCATCACACGTTCTGACTTTCTAGCCAAGCTCCGCGCCGAGTTCCCAAGCGCCTTTGCAAAGCTCCAAGCGGCATCGATTGCGCCGGTTGACCTTGCCCAGGCAGCAATCGGCCCAGGGATGGCGATCTTTACCTCATTTGCCGAGGTGCAGATGCCAGACGGAAGGCCGCTGCGGGTCCGCGATGCCTTAGGGATGATAAACCAGGTACTCGATGAGACCCTTGCGAAACAAGAAGGAGACTTTGAGCCCCAAGAGCGCTTGGCCATCGCCTGGTTCGAGGAGTGTGGCTTTGATGCTGGAGATTATGGACGTTGTGAGACCTTATCCAAGGCCAAAAACACGTCCATTAGCTCACTCGTAGAGGGTGGTGTCATGAAGGCCAACCAGGGCAAGGTCCGACTCTTGCGGCCACATGAATGTAGTCCCGACTGGGATCCGACACGAGACGCTCACTTATCGAGCTGGGAGGTCTTACACCAGCTCATTCGCGCACTCGAGAACGATGGGGAGCAAGCCGCCGCCTCGCTCTATGCCAAGGTACCTGATCACTACCGCGAGCCAGCACGAGAGCTCGCCTATCGACTCTATGTGTTGGCCGAGCGCAAAGGGTGGGCTAGTGAAGCTCTCTGGTACAACAGCGTGATTCAAAGTTGGCAAGAGATCGCCCGATTGAGTCGTGACACGAATCGTCAGATCTCGATCGAGAGCGAATTCTAA